In the genome of Rhodoplanes sp. Z2-YC6860, one region contains:
- a CDS encoding PdxA family dehydrogenase, with the protein MAGRVKIAIPVGDPAGIGPEICLKAVLDLQVRAACDPIIVCDEALLARHAKACGLDAALSTVKVLACPQPETASLGFGVTAPAAGRASIAFCAAAVNAAMTGEVDAVVAAPQNETSIAQAGIQFDGHPSFVARQTRTNEEGVYMMLCFGDTRIAHCTLHRSVKDSIALITKDNVARTIRATNVALQRMGIAQPKIAVSGLNPHAGEGGLFGREEIEIIRPAMDTVAAEGIAVSGPYGADTMFHMPGFDAFVVMLHDQGHIATKLLAQNAAAALTIGTPILFASVAHGTGHDIAGKGIANPAAMIEAVLRMAKAKKIAC; encoded by the coding sequence ATGGCAGGCCGGGTCAAGATCGCAATTCCGGTCGGCGACCCGGCCGGCATCGGCCCGGAAATCTGTCTGAAGGCCGTGCTCGACCTGCAGGTGCGGGCGGCTTGCGATCCGATCATCGTGTGCGATGAAGCGCTGCTGGCGCGACACGCCAAAGCGTGCGGGCTCGATGCTGCGCTGAGCACCGTCAAAGTGCTGGCCTGCCCGCAACCCGAGACCGCCTCGCTGGGCTTCGGCGTCACCGCGCCGGCCGCCGGCCGCGCCTCGATTGCGTTCTGTGCCGCGGCGGTGAACGCCGCCATGACGGGCGAGGTCGACGCCGTGGTGGCGGCGCCGCAGAACGAGACCTCCATCGCGCAGGCTGGCATCCAGTTCGACGGTCATCCGTCGTTCGTGGCGCGACAGACCCGCACCAACGAAGAAGGCGTCTACATGATGCTGTGCTTCGGCGACACGCGGATTGCGCATTGCACCTTGCATCGGAGCGTCAAGGATTCAATCGCGCTGATCACCAAGGACAACGTTGCGCGCACGATCCGTGCAACCAATGTCGCGCTCCAGCGCATGGGCATCGCTCAGCCGAAGATCGCGGTCAGCGGCCTCAATCCGCACGCCGGAGAAGGCGGGCTGTTCGGCCGCGAGGAGATCGAGATCATCCGGCCTGCAATGGACACGGTCGCGGCGGAAGGTATCGCGGTGAGCGGGCCTTATGGCGCCGACACCATGTTTCACATGCCGGGCTTCGACGCGTTCGTGGTGATGCTGCACGACCAGGGCCACATCGCGACCAAGCTTCTGGCGCAGAACGCCGCAGCAGCGCTCACCATCGGCACGCCGATCCTGTTCGCGTCGGTCGCGCACGGCACCGGCCATGACATCGCCGGCAAAGGAATTGCGAATCCGGCTGCGATGATCGAGGCGGTGCTGCGAATGGCGAAAGCAAAGAAAATTGCGTGTTAA
- a CDS encoding IS110 family transposase, translated as MDIIAVGIDVSKDRLDVAVRPGGELFVVTRNASGVGRLIERMRALAPGIIALEATGGFETVVAASLAAAALPVVVVNPAQIRAFAKALGQRAKTDPIDAAVIAHFAEATKPQPRPLADEATQLLADLVARRRQIIEMIGAESQREKRIAVSRLRKSIRRVIGMLEKELAELDSEIDDSVRGSPAWREKEDLLASVPGIGPIISRTLIADLPELGTLSRKQIAALAGLAPFTRQSGQWKGRSFIGGGRKSVRTALFMGAMVAMRHNPVLKAFFNRLTKAGKPKMVAIIAVARKLLTILNAIVRDKRPWQIA; from the coding sequence ATGGACATCATCGCTGTCGGTATCGACGTCTCGAAAGACCGCCTGGACGTGGCTGTGCGCCCCGGTGGGGAGCTGTTTGTGGTGACGCGCAATGCATCCGGCGTGGGTCGGTTGATCGAGCGGATGCGGGCCCTGGCGCCGGGGATTATTGCGTTGGAAGCCACCGGCGGCTTTGAAACGGTGGTGGCAGCCTCTTTGGCTGCCGCGGCGCTTCCTGTTGTCGTCGTCAACCCGGCCCAAATCCGAGCCTTTGCCAAGGCGCTCGGGCAGCGCGCTAAGACCGACCCGATCGATGCCGCTGTGATCGCCCACTTCGCGGAGGCGACGAAGCCGCAGCCGCGGCCCTTGGCAGACGAGGCAACGCAGCTTCTGGCCGATCTCGTCGCCCGCCGCCGGCAGATCATCGAGATGATCGGCGCGGAAAGCCAGCGCGAGAAGCGGATAGCCGTGTCGCGCCTGCGCAAAAGCATCCGCCGGGTCATCGGCATGCTGGAGAAGGAACTCGCCGAGCTCGATAGCGAGATCGACGACAGCGTGCGCGGCTCGCCGGCTTGGCGCGAGAAGGAGGATCTGCTCGCCTCCGTGCCAGGCATCGGCCCGATCATCTCGCGCACGCTCATTGCCGATCTGCCCGAACTCGGCACGCTCAGCCGCAAACAGATCGCTGCGCTCGCAGGGCTTGCCCCCTTCACCCGCCAGTCCGGCCAGTGGAAGGGGCGGAGCTTTATTGGCGGCGGTCGCAAATCCGTGCGCACCGCGTTGTTCATGGGCGCGATGGTCGCCATGCGGCACAACCCGGTCTTGAAGGCCTTCTTCAATCGCCTGACCAAGGCCGGCAAGCCGAAGATGGTCGCCATTATCGCAGTCGCCAGAAAACTGCTGACTATCCTCAACGCCATCGTGCGGGACAAACGACCATGGCAAATCGCTTGA